A window of the Terriglobia bacterium genome harbors these coding sequences:
- a CDS encoding VWA domain-containing protein: MKFVKYSKYVGDPASEMSMEDLLNALSDYLLNSGFQNPYAQFYEMNEQSLEELKRAIEEALLNGELFDEEMRERLQQMQMEGTLEELVEKLIERMEQEDYISIDQPRDPSKQSSVGGQVGRNESQARFEVTDKSLDFLGFKTLRDLLGSLGKSSFGRHDTRDLATGIEASGSAKQYEFGDTLNLDITATLSSAIQREGLGLPINIEYSDLQVHQCEYQSSCATVLMLDCSHSMILYGEDRFTPAKKVAMALSHLIRTQYPGDSLSLILFHDSAEEVPLSQLARVKVGPYYTNTREGLRLAQRILQRQRKDMKQIVMITDGKPSALTLEDGRIYKNAFGLDPLVVSQTLEEVAKCKRAGILINTFMLASDYGLVQFVQKVTEMCRGKAYFTTPYTLGQYLLMDYMSRKTKTIH, encoded by the coding sequence GTGAAGTTCGTCAAATACAGCAAGTACGTCGGCGATCCCGCGTCGGAGATGAGCATGGAAGACCTGCTCAACGCGCTCTCCGACTACCTGCTGAACAGCGGCTTCCAGAATCCCTACGCCCAGTTCTACGAGATGAACGAGCAGTCGCTCGAGGAGCTGAAGCGCGCCATCGAAGAGGCGCTGCTGAACGGCGAACTGTTCGACGAGGAGATGAGGGAACGTCTGCAACAGATGCAGATGGAGGGCACGCTCGAAGAGTTGGTCGAAAAGCTTATTGAGCGGATGGAGCAGGAGGACTACATCTCCATCGACCAGCCACGCGATCCGTCGAAGCAGTCGAGCGTGGGCGGACAGGTCGGGCGCAACGAGTCGCAGGCGCGGTTCGAGGTCACGGACAAGAGCCTCGATTTCCTCGGCTTCAAGACGCTGCGCGACCTGCTCGGCTCGCTGGGCAAGTCGAGTTTCGGGCGGCACGACACGCGCGACCTGGCCACCGGCATCGAGGCCAGCGGCTCGGCCAAGCAGTACGAATTCGGCGACACGCTCAATCTCGACATCACCGCCACGCTCTCCAGCGCCATCCAGCGCGAGGGCCTCGGCCTGCCCATCAACATCGAGTACAGCGACCTCCAGGTGCACCAGTGCGAGTACCAGTCGTCGTGCGCGACGGTGCTCATGCTCGACTGCTCGCACTCGATGATCCTGTATGGCGAGGACCGCTTCACCCCGGCGAAGAAAGTGGCGATGGCGCTCTCGCACCTGATCCGCACGCAGTATCCGGGCGACTCGCTTTCGCTGATCCTTTTCCACGACTCGGCGGAAGAGGTGCCTCTGTCGCAACTGGCGCGGGTGAAGGTCGGGCCGTACTACACCAACACGCGTGAAGGCCTCCGGCTGGCACAACGCATCCTGCAACGCCAACGGAAAGACATGAAGCAGATCGTGATGATCACCGACGGCAAGCCGTCAGCGCTCACCCTGGAGGACGGCCGCATCTACAAGAACGCCTTCGGGCTCGATCCGCTGGTGGTCAGCCAGACGCTGGAAGAAGTTGCCAAGTGCAAGCGCGCCGGGATCCTGATCAACACCTTCATGCTGGCGTCCGACTACGGGCTGGTGCAATTCGTGCAGAAGGTCACGGAGATGTGCCGCGGCAAAGCGTACTTCACCACGCCGTACACCCTCGGCCAGTACTTGCTGATGGATTACATGTCGCGCAAGACCAAGACCATCCACTGA
- a CDS encoding magnesium chelatase, with amino-acid sequence MWRGRPIVNLPRSLGELRHSQFTEERLRTRRVKDELRENLIEKLRRKETIFPGIVGFDDTVVPQIVNAVLSRHNFILLGLRGQAKSRILRALTALLDPHTPYVSGCEIHDDPYAPICKRCRELVAREGDKTAVAYLSPEERYVEKLATPDVTIADLIGDIDPIKAAKGGHELSSELTVHYGLLPRANRGIFAINELPDLAGKIQVGLFNIMQEGDVQIKGYPVRLPLDLALVFSANPEDYTARGKIITPLKDRIGSEIRTHYPATVEEGIAITSQEAWAQRNGHKMLVPKYVREVIERIAFVAREDKRIDKRSGVSQRLPISCMENVISNAERRAIRNDEQMVVPRVGDIYSAMPAITGKLELEYEGEMKGADNVARELIRAAVAKTFDAYLANGDLQQIVQWFDLGGDIKMSDTVPADEVVANLRKIQGLLDKLEPLGVKPKDRPEVLVSAAEFLLEGLHAHKRIGRSEERVFSAGEKQARRPEPQPLRERDEERPNRNRRPYN; translated from the coding sequence ATGTGGAGGGGGCGTCCCATCGTGAATCTTCCCCGAAGTCTAGGTGAACTCCGGCACAGTCAATTTACAGAAGAGCGTCTGCGCACGCGGCGCGTGAAGGACGAGCTGCGCGAGAACCTGATCGAAAAACTTCGCCGCAAGGAAACCATCTTCCCGGGCATCGTCGGCTTCGACGATACGGTAGTGCCACAGATCGTGAACGCGGTCCTCTCGCGGCATAACTTCATCCTGCTCGGGCTGCGCGGACAGGCCAAGAGCCGCATCCTGCGCGCACTCACGGCGCTGCTCGACCCGCACACGCCGTACGTCAGCGGCTGTGAGATCCACGACGACCCCTATGCGCCCATCTGCAAGCGCTGCCGCGAGTTGGTCGCCCGCGAGGGCGACAAGACGGCGGTCGCCTATCTTTCGCCCGAGGAGCGCTACGTCGAGAAACTGGCCACCCCGGACGTGACCATCGCCGACCTGATCGGGGACATCGATCCCATCAAGGCGGCCAAGGGAGGGCACGAGCTCTCCAGCGAGCTCACCGTGCACTACGGGCTGCTGCCGCGCGCCAACCGCGGCATCTTCGCCATCAACGAGCTGCCCGATCTGGCGGGAAAGATCCAGGTGGGCCTGTTCAACATCATGCAAGAGGGCGACGTGCAGATCAAAGGCTACCCGGTGCGCCTGCCGCTGGACCTTGCCCTGGTTTTCAGTGCGAATCCCGAGGACTACACCGCGCGCGGGAAGATCATCACGCCGCTCAAGGACCGCATCGGATCGGAGATCCGCACGCACTATCCGGCGACGGTGGAGGAAGGCATCGCCATCACCTCGCAGGAAGCGTGGGCACAGCGCAACGGCCACAAGATGCTGGTTCCCAAGTACGTGCGCGAGGTGATTGAGCGCATCGCCTTCGTGGCGCGCGAGGACAAGCGCATCGACAAGCGCTCGGGCGTGAGCCAGAGGTTGCCCATCTCCTGCATGGAAAACGTGATCTCCAACGCCGAGCGCCGCGCCATCCGCAACGACGAGCAGATGGTCGTGCCGCGCGTGGGCGATATCTACTCCGCCATGCCCGCCATCACCGGCAAGCTGGAGCTGGAGTACGAAGGCGAGATGAAGGGCGCCGACAACGTGGCGCGCGAGCTGATCCGCGCCGCCGTCGCCAAGACCTTCGACGCGTACCTCGCGAACGGAGACTTGCAGCAGATCGTGCAGTGGTTCGACCTGGGCGGCGACATCAAGATGAGCGACACGGTGCCGGCCGACGAGGTGGTGGCCAACCTGCGCAAGATCCAGGGCCTCCTCGACAAGCTTGAGCCGCTCGGGGTGAAGCCGAAGGACCGGCCCGAGGTGCTGGTCTCGGCGGCGGAATTCCTGCTGGAAGGCCTGCACGCGCACAAGCGTATCGGCCGTAGCGAAGAGCGCGTCTTCTCGGCCGGCGAGAAGCAGGCGCGCCGGCCCGAGCCGCAGCCGCTGCGCGAGCGCGACGAAGAGCGGCCGAACAGAAATCGCCGCCCCTACAACTGA
- a CDS encoding LON peptidase substrate-binding domain-containing protein, with amino-acid sequence MADLLPLFPLELVLFPGVPLPLHIFEDRYKEMIGECLEQKRAFGVVRAMSGQAVAEVGCTAEIVEVVKKYDDGQLDIMCEGRQRFEVVQLDQERSYLRAEVSFFDDEPDAPSLEHAKSAIASYGELMSLVESEAEPPEADDPQLSFHLVAALPVDLDFKQTLLASRSEAKRIAMTAEYLVAVLPRMKRALKAREKAGGNGHGL; translated from the coding sequence ATGGCCGATCTCCTGCCCCTGTTCCCGCTCGAGCTGGTGCTCTTCCCCGGCGTGCCGCTGCCGTTGCACATCTTCGAGGATCGCTACAAGGAGATGATCGGCGAATGCCTGGAGCAGAAGCGCGCCTTCGGCGTGGTACGCGCCATGAGCGGGCAGGCGGTGGCCGAGGTCGGATGCACGGCCGAGATCGTCGAGGTGGTCAAGAAGTATGACGACGGCCAGCTCGACATCATGTGCGAGGGGCGGCAGCGCTTCGAAGTAGTGCAGCTCGACCAGGAGCGCAGCTACCTGCGCGCGGAAGTGAGTTTCTTCGATGACGAACCCGATGCGCCGTCTCTCGAGCACGCCAAGAGCGCCATCGCGTCGTACGGCGAGCTGATGTCGCTGGTCGAGTCCGAAGCTGAGCCTCCGGAGGCCGACGACCCACAGCTCTCCTTCCACCTGGTCGCCGCTCTGCCCGTGGACCTGGACTTCAAGCAGACCCTGCTGGCCTCGCGCTCCGAGGCCAAGCGCATTGCCATGACCGCCGAGTACCTGGTTGCAGTGCTGCCGCGCATGAAGCGGGCACTCAAAGCCAGAGAAAAAGCCGGCGGGAACGGGCACGGGCTGTAG
- a CDS encoding SDR family NAD(P)-dependent oxidoreductase, whose protein sequence is MRLQGKVAVITGASMGIGEEIARIFAAEGANVVLSSRDLGRAETARQRIGHEDQTRAVVCDVRKRGDIDSLVLAALDRYGRIDIWVNNAGYGMQDAVASMGMSACRDMFETNLFGAIECMQAVVPLMKQQGGGTIINISSVVGYIALPYQAAYSASKHAMNAIGHAARVELRTDGIHVMTVCPGYIPTQFQQNIVMGKEALKFSGGGRADATAEDVARATLNGYLKRKRDVIVPAKHRFSVKMYQLFPTLIEWVVGRNLRPAQEVFDKMAASSKKQ, encoded by the coding sequence ATGCGACTCCAGGGGAAAGTTGCTGTCATCACGGGTGCTTCGATGGGGATCGGCGAGGAGATCGCCAGGATCTTTGCCGCCGAAGGCGCGAACGTGGTGCTCTCATCGCGCGATCTGGGCCGCGCCGAAACCGCGCGCCAGCGCATCGGCCACGAAGATCAGACCCGGGCCGTTGTCTGCGACGTCCGCAAGCGCGGCGACATCGATTCGCTTGTGCTGGCAGCACTCGACCGCTACGGCCGTATCGACATCTGGGTGAACAACGCCGGCTATGGCATGCAAGACGCGGTCGCGAGCATGGGCATGAGCGCCTGCCGCGACATGTTCGAGACCAATCTCTTCGGCGCCATCGAGTGCATGCAGGCGGTGGTCCCGCTGATGAAACAGCAGGGCGGGGGCACCATCATCAACATCTCGAGCGTGGTCGGCTACATCGCGCTGCCGTACCAGGCGGCGTACAGCGCTTCCAAACACGCCATGAACGCCATCGGGCACGCCGCGCGCGTTGAGCTGCGCACGGACGGCATTCACGTGATGACCGTCTGCCCGGGCTATATCCCCACGCAGTTCCAGCAGAACATCGTCATGGGCAAGGAAGCGTTGAAGTTCAGCGGCGGCGGCAGGGCGGACGCAACCGCGGAGGACGTGGCGCGAGCGACGCTGAACGGCTATCTGAAAAGGAAGCGCGACGTGATCGTGCCCGCAAAGCACCGCTTCAGCGTGAAGATGTACCAGCTCTTTCCCACACTGATCGAGTGGGTCGTCGGCCGGAACTTGCGGCCGGCCCAGGAAGTCTTCGACAAAATGGCCGCCAGCTCGAAAAAGCAATGA
- a CDS encoding DinB family protein, which produces MTATHPYAQLLGDRDPLAVLAETQDRIPALAQKLGPEGLKRSYGPGKWSAAQVLSHLADAEIAFGFRVRQVVAEPELPIQPFDENRWAVRYDRMSGLEAAQAFKALRAWNLSLFRQLSKEELERTAQHPERGPEKAGTVIRILAGHTLNHLAQLEKIVSGATAGAA; this is translated from the coding sequence ATGACCGCCACCCATCCCTACGCGCAACTTCTTGGCGACCGCGATCCTCTTGCCGTGCTCGCCGAAACCCAGGATCGGATCCCGGCGCTCGCGCAGAAACTCGGCCCCGAGGGCCTGAAGCGGAGCTACGGGCCGGGTAAATGGAGCGCAGCGCAGGTGCTGTCGCACCTAGCAGATGCCGAGATCGCATTCGGCTTCCGCGTCAGGCAGGTAGTCGCCGAACCTGAGCTCCCCATCCAGCCCTTCGACGAAAACCGGTGGGCGGTACGCTATGACCGCATGAGCGGACTGGAAGCGGCGCAGGCCTTCAAGGCGCTGCGGGCGTGGAACCTGTCGCTGTTCCGGCAGCTCAGCAAGGAAGAGCTGGAGCGGACGGCGCAACACCCCGAGCGTGGACCAGAAAAGGCCGGAACCGTCATCCGCATCCTCGCCGGACACACCCTGAACCATCTGGCCCAACTGGAGAAGATCGTTTCGGGAGCGACCGCCGGCGCCGCGTAG
- a CDS encoding tetratricopeptide repeat protein, with the protein MLQEFLKENPNDSFARYGLALEYVKAGSVDTALQEFKTLLEKNPDYTAAYQMAGQTLASAGRTAEAIKMLSEGIACARRTGNNHAMSEMEALLQELKQ; encoded by the coding sequence ATGCTGCAAGAGTTCCTGAAGGAGAACCCGAACGACTCCTTCGCGCGCTACGGACTCGCTCTGGAGTACGTGAAGGCCGGAAGCGTGGACACCGCGCTTCAGGAATTCAAGACCCTGCTGGAAAAGAATCCCGACTACACCGCCGCCTATCAAATGGCTGGACAGACGCTGGCCAGCGCAGGCCGCACCGCGGAGGCCATCAAGATGCTTTCCGAGGGCATCGCCTGCGCCCGACGCACGGGCAACAACCACGCCATGTCGGAGATGGAGGCGCTGTTACAGGAGTTGAAGCAATGA
- a CDS encoding acyl-CoA thioesterase, with protein MNEKPNLSGRPVRESQSEMAEVVLPNDANPLGSLLGGRIMHFIDIAGAMAAHRHARSYVVTASMDHIDFLAPVRVGDLLILKSSVNRAFRTSMEVGVKCFVENYISGTRQHIASAFLTFVAVDEHGHHVPVPPVIAETEDEKRRYDGAGRRRQLREQERQRRKS; from the coding sequence ATGAACGAGAAACCCAACCTGTCCGGCCGGCCGGTGCGCGAGTCGCAATCGGAGATGGCGGAGGTCGTCCTGCCCAACGACGCCAACCCGCTGGGCTCTCTGCTCGGTGGTCGCATCATGCACTTCATCGACATCGCCGGAGCCATGGCCGCTCACCGCCACGCACGCAGCTATGTGGTCACCGCCTCCATGGACCACATCGATTTCCTCGCGCCCGTTCGCGTCGGCGATCTGCTCATCCTGAAATCTTCGGTGAACCGCGCCTTCCGCACTTCGATGGAGGTGGGCGTGAAGTGCTTCGTCGAGAACTATATTTCAGGCACGCGCCAGCACATCGCTTCCGCATTCCTGACCTTCGTCGCCGTGGACGAGCACGGCCACCACGTCCCGGTGCCGCCCGTCATTGCAGAGACCGAGGACGAGAAGCGCCGCTACGACGGTGCCGGCCGCCGCCGGCAACTCCGCGAGCAGGAACGCCAGCGCCGCAAGTCCTGA